From a single Planctellipticum variicoloris genomic region:
- the scpB gene encoding SMC-Scp complex subunit ScpB, which translates to MTENEDDLPDEISAESTGLPFAAFEDSDTEADWSGDDLEAAYRKALETLEFAEATIPTPPAAPEDGVDNSPVAAPQEGVSAGAQQLARELTERASPPPAAAVAEPTVTPEQIIEACLFVGGQPLTAKRLLSVLRTDAEVAMVERLIDSLNRRYAAENRPYEVRLVEGGYRLTLHEDYDRIRAKVYGQGPKEVRLSQEVLEILAVVAYHQPISQKEIEDLGRPQCGPVLRQLLRRELIAVKRHPDRPKDVPYVTTARFLSLFGIGSLDDLPRPEQLLYK; encoded by the coding sequence ATGACGGAAAACGAAGACGATCTTCCCGACGAAATCTCGGCGGAGTCGACCGGGCTGCCGTTCGCCGCGTTCGAAGACAGCGATACGGAGGCCGACTGGTCCGGCGACGACCTGGAAGCGGCCTATCGCAAGGCGCTGGAAACGCTGGAATTCGCCGAGGCGACGATCCCGACCCCGCCGGCGGCCCCTGAGGACGGCGTAGACAACAGTCCGGTCGCTGCACCTCAGGAAGGCGTTTCTGCAGGCGCTCAGCAGCTCGCCAGAGAGTTGACCGAACGGGCTTCCCCCCCGCCTGCGGCCGCCGTTGCCGAACCGACCGTCACCCCCGAGCAGATTATCGAAGCTTGCCTGTTTGTCGGAGGTCAGCCGCTGACGGCGAAGCGGCTGCTGTCGGTGCTGCGGACCGATGCGGAAGTGGCGATGGTCGAGCGGCTCATCGACTCCCTGAACCGCCGGTACGCCGCGGAGAATCGCCCTTACGAAGTCCGTCTGGTCGAAGGGGGCTATCGCCTCACGCTGCACGAGGACTATGACCGGATCCGGGCCAAGGTCTACGGGCAGGGTCCCAAAGAGGTCCGTCTGTCGCAGGAAGTCCTCGAAATCCTGGCCGTCGTCGCCTATCACCAGCCGATCAGCCAGAAAGAGATCGAGGATCTTGGTCGGCCGCAGTGCGGGCCGGTGCTAAGACAGCTCCTCCGCCGGGAGCTGATCGCCGTCAAACGTCATCCCGACCGCCCCAAAGACGTGCCGTACGTGACGACGGCGCGTTTTCTGTCGCTGTTCGGAATCGGCAGCCTGGACGATCTCCCGCGCCCCGAACAACTCCTCTACAAATAA
- a CDS encoding S1C family serine protease, translated as MNRRRLSGLLASMLIAAASTAQPSLRADVIELKSGQKLEGDVLKEQADAIYVDIGVEVVKVPLNQIRQRSASAGSANQPLQVEKHSLYKTATLPRKSIKELAEQFGAGVVLVQTPGGLGSGFIVNENGYCVTNYHVIEKETRIAATVFLRTADGEFSRRRIDDVKIVALNPFFDLALLQIPVQKDIPFKPVYLSQKDDLHQGDEVFAIGNPLGLERSVSQGIIGTTNRNFKGMVFIQTTAEINPGNSGGPLFNARGEVIGVTNMKLLMAEGLGFAIPGAYLKLFLDNHEAFAFDRNNPNSGFRYLDAPRRKNPGNSP; from the coding sequence ATGAATCGACGACGTCTGTCCGGCCTCCTGGCTTCCATGCTCATCGCTGCGGCGTCGACCGCACAACCGTCGCTGCGCGCGGACGTCATCGAGCTCAAGTCCGGGCAGAAGCTGGAAGGGGATGTCCTCAAGGAACAGGCCGACGCGATCTACGTCGATATCGGCGTCGAAGTCGTCAAGGTGCCGCTGAACCAGATCCGTCAGCGGTCGGCGTCCGCCGGCTCCGCCAATCAGCCGCTGCAGGTCGAGAAGCATTCCCTGTACAAGACCGCCACACTGCCGCGGAAGAGCATCAAGGAGCTCGCCGAGCAGTTCGGTGCAGGGGTGGTGCTCGTGCAGACTCCCGGTGGACTGGGATCGGGGTTTATTGTCAACGAGAACGGCTACTGCGTCACGAACTACCACGTGATTGAAAAGGAAACCCGCATCGCGGCCACGGTCTTTCTCCGGACGGCGGATGGAGAGTTCAGCCGCCGACGGATCGACGACGTCAAAATCGTCGCTCTGAATCCGTTTTTCGACCTGGCGCTGCTGCAGATTCCCGTGCAGAAGGACATTCCGTTCAAGCCGGTGTACCTGTCGCAGAAAGACGATCTGCATCAGGGTGACGAAGTCTTTGCGATCGGAAATCCGCTCGGGCTGGAGCGTTCGGTCTCACAGGGGATCATCGGGACCACGAACCGCAATTTCAAAGGGATGGTCTTCATTCAGACCACGGCCGAGATCAACCCCGGCAATAGCGGCGGGCCGCTGTTCAACGCGCGCGGCGAGGTGATCGGCGTGACGAACATGAAGCTGTTGATGGCGGAAGGGCTCGGATTCGCCATCCCGGGGGCCTACCTCAAGCTCTTCCTCGACAACCACGAGGCGTTCGCCTTCGACCGGAACAATCCGAATTCGGGATTCCGCTACCTCGATGCCCCCCGTCGTAAAAACCCCGGCAATTCGCCCTGA